In Sphingopyxis sp. FD7, a single window of DNA contains:
- the cas9 gene encoding type II CRISPR RNA-guided endonuclease Cas9 (Cas9, originally named Csn1, is the large, multifunctional signature protein of type II CRISPR/Cas systems. It is well known even to general audiences because its RNA-guided endonuclease activity has made it a popular tool for custom editing of eukaryotic genomes.), producing MTTRLGLDIGTNSIGWCLYDGDSIRDIGVRIFSDGREPSKLAVSGSGTPLAVKRREARGARRRRDRYIGRRSAMLRELRRHGLLPADPELARALETQDPYALRVRALDEKLEPHQIGRALFHLNQRRGFKSNRKAERTSKAGEDGKIATATRLLDEDMRRLGARTLGEFLVKRDHESNGTMGKRVRMRADSKAYDFYPDRRHVLDEFRAIWDAQKAWYPDLLTPQAWNGIYRVIEYQRPLKPQIVGPCTFAGINGVPTDEKRLPKAHPLFQQRRLYEEVNQLRVVAPGAAGRPLTLDERDALILKLQDKKSVSFDTLGKTLKLKDGERFNKEGENRKALDGDEVRAELSHKKLFGPRWFHFSAEEQWTIIERLLEEEDSDTLLTWLKSEYGLDDETALAVANAKLPEGHGRFGLTATKALLKEYKADVCTYAEAAKRAGFHHSDFRTGEAFDQLPYYGEILSREIAPGKPEYGDANERRFGKITNPTVHIGLNQLARLVSAIIRVHGKPDQIFVELARELKLNEKEKVAYNRQLKENTDAARDRGAKLGTMGVRDTGRNRLILRLWTELNPKDVLNRRCPYCGENIGQAHIRNNDVEIDHIVPYSQSYDDGIGNKVLVHTWCNREKGSQTPWERWGHDPDRWSIIQEQVAHLHRSKQWRFGPDARDRYAAEEGSFLPRQLVDTQYLTRIAAKYLACLYPERGERHVFAVHGGMTAMLRRLWDLNSILPDHNWVDNKESNAPKNRLDHRHHAIDAAVVGIMTPALIAEIAKAAARAEKQNLDRLFEDLPMPWARHPNDRRFRDELREKILAATVSHKADHGRRGKPEPGRDITAGKLHNDTAYGFTGLISDTGLPVVVHRVPLASLTPKDIADPDRIPDTALRDALWQATRDVAGKEFEKALLDFSRTHPHFRGIRRVRVREGLTLIPIRDRTGKPYKGYLGDSNARYNVWQMPDGRWVHQVISTFDLHQPGFIEQRPHPAAKKVLSLRQNDLIAIERDGGPRQIMRVQKYGQNGQIFLIEHNEAGNMTERNKNPDDPFKFYGPGASALKNMKARQVRVDELGRIFDPGPR from the coding sequence ATGACAACGCGTCTCGGCCTCGACATCGGCACCAACAGCATCGGCTGGTGCCTCTATGACGGCGACAGCATCCGCGACATCGGCGTGCGCATCTTTTCGGACGGGCGCGAGCCGTCGAAGCTCGCCGTTTCCGGGTCCGGCACGCCGCTGGCGGTCAAACGGCGGGAGGCGCGCGGCGCAAGGCGGCGGCGGGACCGCTATATCGGGCGGCGTTCCGCCATGCTGCGGGAATTGCGTCGGCACGGACTGCTGCCAGCCGATCCCGAACTGGCCAGGGCGCTGGAGACGCAAGACCCCTATGCGTTGCGTGTTCGCGCGCTCGACGAGAAGCTGGAACCTCACCAGATCGGGCGCGCGCTGTTCCATCTCAACCAGCGGCGCGGTTTCAAATCCAACCGCAAGGCGGAGCGCACGTCGAAAGCCGGCGAGGATGGCAAGATCGCCACGGCCACCAGGCTGCTTGACGAGGACATGCGGCGACTGGGTGCGCGAACCCTGGGCGAGTTTCTGGTCAAGCGCGATCATGAATCGAATGGCACGATGGGCAAGCGCGTCAGGATGCGCGCCGACAGCAAGGCTTATGACTTCTATCCGGACCGTCGGCATGTGCTGGACGAGTTCCGCGCTATCTGGGATGCGCAAAAGGCCTGGTATCCAGACCTGCTGACGCCGCAGGCATGGAACGGCATTTACCGTGTGATCGAATATCAACGACCGCTGAAGCCACAGATTGTCGGTCCTTGCACCTTCGCAGGAATCAACGGCGTGCCGACGGACGAGAAGCGCCTGCCCAAGGCGCATCCGCTGTTCCAGCAGCGCCGCCTGTATGAGGAGGTCAACCAGCTCAGGGTGGTTGCACCGGGTGCAGCCGGGCGCCCGTTGACGCTCGATGAGCGCGACGCCCTGATCCTGAAGTTGCAGGACAAGAAGTCGGTTTCTTTCGACACGCTGGGCAAGACGCTGAAACTCAAGGACGGCGAACGGTTCAACAAGGAAGGCGAAAACCGCAAGGCGCTGGATGGTGACGAGGTGCGCGCCGAACTTTCGCACAAGAAACTGTTTGGTCCGCGCTGGTTTCATTTCAGCGCCGAAGAACAATGGACGATCATCGAACGGCTGCTCGAAGAGGAGGACAGCGACACCCTGCTGACCTGGCTGAAAAGCGAATATGGGCTGGACGACGAAACCGCGCTGGCTGTCGCCAACGCGAAACTGCCCGAAGGGCATGGGCGCTTTGGACTGACGGCGACAAAAGCGCTGCTCAAAGAATATAAGGCTGATGTCTGCACCTACGCCGAAGCCGCGAAACGGGCTGGATTTCATCACAGCGATTTCCGGACTGGGGAAGCGTTCGACCAACTCCCTTACTATGGTGAAATCCTCTCGCGCGAGATCGCGCCGGGCAAGCCTGAATATGGCGACGCGAATGAACGCCGGTTCGGCAAGATCACCAATCCCACCGTCCATATCGGGCTGAACCAGCTGGCCAGACTGGTGAGCGCGATCATCCGGGTCCACGGAAAGCCCGACCAGATCTTCGTCGAACTGGCGCGCGAACTGAAGCTCAACGAAAAGGAGAAGGTCGCCTATAATCGGCAACTCAAGGAGAACACCGATGCCGCACGCGACCGTGGCGCGAAGCTGGGCACGATGGGCGTCCGCGATACCGGGCGCAACCGACTGATCCTGCGGTTGTGGACGGAACTGAACCCCAAGGACGTCCTCAATCGCCGCTGCCCCTATTGCGGGGAGAATATCGGCCAGGCGCATATCCGGAACAACGATGTCGAGATCGACCACATCGTTCCATATTCCCAAAGCTATGATGACGGCATTGGCAACAAGGTGCTTGTCCATACGTGGTGCAACCGCGAGAAGGGCAGTCAAACCCCCTGGGAGCGCTGGGGCCATGATCCCGACCGATGGTCCATCATCCAGGAGCAGGTTGCGCACCTTCACCGCTCGAAGCAATGGCGCTTCGGCCCGGATGCGCGGGACCGCTATGCGGCGGAGGAAGGCAGCTTCCTGCCCCGGCAACTGGTCGATACCCAATATCTCACCCGTATCGCGGCGAAATATCTGGCCTGCCTCTATCCCGAACGCGGCGAGCGGCATGTGTTCGCCGTTCATGGCGGGATGACCGCGATGTTGCGCCGCCTGTGGGATCTGAACTCCATCCTGCCCGATCATAATTGGGTGGATAATAAGGAAAGCAATGCGCCCAAGAACCGCCTCGATCATCGTCATCACGCGATCGACGCCGCCGTGGTCGGCATCATGACGCCGGCGCTGATCGCGGAGATTGCGAAGGCGGCGGCGCGCGCCGAAAAGCAGAATCTCGACAGGCTGTTTGAAGATTTGCCTATGCCGTGGGCGCGGCATCCGAACGATCGCCGTTTCCGCGACGAACTGCGTGAGAAGATTCTGGCCGCGACCGTGAGTCACAAGGCGGATCACGGCCGCCGGGGCAAGCCCGAACCGGGGCGCGACATCACGGCCGGCAAATTGCACAACGACACGGCTTATGGCTTCACCGGCCTGATCAGCGATACGGGCCTGCCGGTCGTTGTCCACCGCGTTCCGCTCGCCAGCCTGACGCCCAAGGACATCGCCGATCCGGATCGCATTCCCGATACCGCTCTGCGCGACGCATTATGGCAGGCAACGCGCGATGTTGCGGGCAAGGAGTTCGAGAAGGCCTTGCTCGACTTTTCCCGCACTCATCCGCACTTCAGGGGCATTCGCCGGGTGAGAGTTCGGGAGGGACTCACGCTCATTCCGATCAGAGATCGAACAGGCAAGCCCTACAAGGGCTATCTGGGCGATTCCAATGCGCGCTATAATGTCTGGCAGATGCCGGACGGCCGATGGGTCCATCAGGTTATCTCGACATTCGATCTTCACCAGCCGGGCTTTATCGAACAGCGCCCTCACCCGGCAGCGAAGAAAGTGCTGAGCCTCAGGCAGAATGATCTGATCGCGATTGAGCGTGATGGCGGGCCTCGCCAGATTATGCGGGTACAGAAATACGGACAAAACGGCCAGATTTTCCTGATCGAGCACAACGAAGCGGGAAATATGACCGAGCGCAACAAAAACCCGGATGACCCCTTCAAATTCTATGGGCCGGGGGCATCGGCGCTCAAGAACATGAAAGCCCGCCAGGTTCGCGTCGATGAACTCGGCCGCATTTTCGACCCCGGGCCGCGTTAA
- a CDS encoding transposase, which produces MSSRIAVVGGRRRWSVDQKLSILREAFGPDGSVSATCQRHAVGSGMLYTWRRQALSG; this is translated from the coding sequence ATGAGCAGTCGGATCGCGGTCGTTGGCGGTCGTCGCCGTTGGTCGGTGGATCAGAAGCTGTCGATCCTGCGCGAGGCGTTCGGCCCCGACGGCTCGGTCTCGGCGACGTGCCAGCGGCACGCGGTCGGCAGCGGGATGCTTTATACGTGGCGCCGACAGGCCCTGTCGGGCTGA
- a CDS encoding IS3 family transposase (programmed frameshift), which translates to MAKVGKRYFTDEFKREAVTLWETSGRMQTDVARELGIMPTMLRRWQRALEIKGTVPAAKPLSSPMASPADQASEIARLRRELDRTRMERDILKKAGRHLRGDATVKFQFIRAHAGTWPVSVMCRMLGVSRSGYYDWRDRPPSMRTTANTVLLGDIRRIQARHSGRYGSPRMHAALRAEGRGCSRGRVERLMRRHGIRALAGRRFRPSTTDSRHYLPIAPNLLAQRFEATAPNRVWLADISYIPTGEGWLYLAAVLDLATRKIVGWAMRDHMRTELTLAALMMAAQRQRPLRGLVHHSDRGSQYAAGAYVDQLTAIGATASMSRTGNCYDNAPMESFFHTLKVELVHQCRWATHLEARQALFGYIEGYYNRNRMHSALGYLTPEQAEQRMTG; encoded by the exons ATGGCGAAGGTTGGGAAGCGATATTTCACAGACGAGTTCAAGCGCGAGGCTGTGACGCTGTGGGAGACGAGCGGTCGGATGCAGACCGACGTTGCGCGTGAGCTGGGGATCATGCCGACGATGTTGAGGCGCTGGCAGCGGGCACTGGAGATCAAGGGGACAGTGCCTGCGGCGAAGCCGCTATCATCGCCGATGGCGTCGCCGGCGGATCAGGCGTCGGAGATTGCCAGGCTGCGCCGCGAACTCGATCGCACGCGCATGGAGCGCGACATTCTGAAAAAAGCGG GTCGGCATTTGCGCGGAGATGCCACGGTGAAGTTCCAGTTCATCCGCGCCCATGCTGGCACCTGGCCGGTCAGCGTCATGTGCCGCATGCTCGGTGTGTCGCGCAGCGGCTATTACGATTGGCGCGATCGGCCGCCGAGTATGCGCACGACGGCGAACACCGTGTTGCTCGGCGATATCCGTCGGATCCAGGCGCGGCATTCCGGGCGATACGGCAGTCCCCGGATGCATGCCGCGCTGCGCGCGGAAGGGCGCGGCTGCAGCCGCGGTCGTGTCGAGCGGCTGATGCGCCGCCACGGCATCCGTGCGCTTGCCGGTCGCCGCTTTCGGCCCTCGACGACCGACAGCCGCCATTACCTGCCGATCGCGCCGAACCTGCTCGCGCAGCGCTTCGAAGCCACGGCGCCGAACCGCGTGTGGCTGGCCGATATCAGCTATATCCCGACCGGCGAAGGCTGGCTGTATCTGGCCGCCGTGCTCGATCTGGCGACTCGCAAGATCGTGGGCTGGGCGATGCGGGATCACATGCGCACCGAACTGACGCTCGCTGCGTTGATGATGGCCGCCCAACGGCAGCGACCGCTACGCGGACTCGTGCATCACTCCGATCGCGGATCGCAATATGCCGCCGGGGCTTATGTCGATCAACTCACTGCGATCGGCGCGACCGCGTCGATGAGCCGCACTGGGAACTGTTACGACAACGCGCCGATGGAGAGCTTCTTCCATACGCTGAAGGTCGAACTGGTCCATCAATGCCGCTGGGCAACGCATCTCGAAGCCCGGCAGGCTCTGTTCGGATATATCGAAGGCTATTATAATCGGAACCGCATGCACTCGGCCCTCGGGTATCTCACCCCCGAACAGGCCGAGCAACGCATGACGGGCTAA
- a CDS encoding site-specific integrase, translated as MSRSSVSAQPGEDHWEQVDLSRRIVTIGHGDTKNGEALGVPLNDLAIAVLERRMAIQHEYVFTFKGRALGQVNTKTWRAALVRAGITDFRWHDLRHTWASWLRQNDVPTWVLQELGGWKSESMVRRYAHMSVKHLQPYADQLTFSVTPRTGGNPPAGGSAEGHKNGHSSEPPRLKLVAGTDLSY; from the coding sequence ATGAGCCGTTCATCGGTGTCCGCGCAACCGGGGGAAGATCACTGGGAGCAGGTCGACTTGTCCCGCCGCATCGTCACGATCGGGCACGGCGACACCAAGAATGGCGAAGCACTGGGCGTACCGCTCAACGATCTCGCCATCGCGGTGCTCGAGCGGAGGATGGCGATCCAGCACGAATATGTGTTCACCTTCAAGGGCCGCGCGCTCGGCCAGGTGAATACCAAGACGTGGCGTGCGGCGCTCGTGCGGGCAGGGATCACCGACTTTCGTTGGCACGATCTTCGCCATACATGGGCAAGCTGGCTTCGGCAGAATGACGTGCCCACCTGGGTGCTTCAGGAGCTGGGCGGGTGGAAGTCCGAATCGATGGTGCGGCGCTATGCCCATATGTCGGTGAAGCATCTCCAGCCCTATGCCGACCAGCTGACGTTTTCGGTCACACCTCGGACCGGCGGAAATCCGCCAGCCGGGGGTTCGGCCGAAGGTCACAAAAATGGTCACAGTTCGGAGCCGCCAAGGCTCAAGCTCGTGGCCGGGACTGACCTAAGTTACTGA
- a CDS encoding tyrosine-type recombinase/integrase, producing the protein MANKVGLTDAKIAGLKAPAAGQVELADGIVPGLRLRMGASGIKTYILRKRVQGKWLNVTIGRHGPSFTLAHARKKARDLLVDVEQGKSIARKPGAKRKGAKGVGTVAELYETYLSQQIEGKKRSAREFDRVFRKYIEPELGDRLADSITRGDVSRFVEKIAFERGKETLTMARIVYRHLSTFYTWALTRLEHMPANPCRDAWRPKRNEPRDRVLSDRELAALWQSAVEDGYPFGHLVQMLVLTAQRRGEVLDAACDEFDFKAKVWTVPGDRAKNGKANVVPLSAQALAVVTEVFVAAGIDPDDAHKQSQILLASKVTSTNSVSGLSKAWKRIRASVDEKLGYEAGHFTMHDIRRTVATGLQRLGIPLVVSEAVLNHQSGSAMAGVAGVYHRHQYTNEKREALALWGKEVMQIVAKYPVEAKSG; encoded by the coding sequence ATGGCGAACAAAGTAGGTTTGACGGACGCGAAGATCGCAGGGCTCAAGGCGCCGGCGGCTGGTCAGGTTGAGCTGGCCGATGGTATCGTCCCCGGCCTGAGGCTCCGCATGGGTGCCAGTGGTATCAAGACGTACATTCTGCGCAAGCGGGTTCAGGGCAAGTGGTTGAATGTGACCATCGGACGCCATGGTCCGAGTTTTACCCTCGCTCATGCGCGTAAGAAGGCGCGAGATCTGCTGGTCGATGTCGAGCAGGGCAAGAGCATTGCCAGGAAGCCGGGTGCTAAGAGGAAAGGGGCAAAGGGCGTCGGTACGGTCGCCGAGCTCTACGAGACGTATCTGTCCCAGCAGATCGAGGGCAAAAAGCGCAGCGCAAGGGAGTTCGATCGGGTCTTCCGAAAGTACATTGAGCCCGAGCTGGGAGACCGCCTCGCGGACTCCATTACCCGAGGTGACGTGAGCCGCTTTGTTGAGAAGATCGCATTCGAGCGGGGCAAGGAAACCCTGACGATGGCGCGGATCGTCTATCGCCATCTTTCGACCTTCTACACTTGGGCACTCACCAGACTCGAGCATATGCCCGCCAATCCCTGCCGGGACGCGTGGCGTCCGAAACGCAATGAACCTCGTGATCGCGTACTCAGCGACCGAGAACTCGCGGCGCTATGGCAATCTGCGGTCGAGGATGGCTATCCATTCGGTCACCTTGTGCAGATGCTTGTCCTTACGGCTCAACGCCGGGGTGAAGTGCTCGATGCAGCTTGCGACGAGTTCGATTTCAAGGCGAAGGTTTGGACCGTCCCAGGCGACCGAGCGAAAAATGGCAAAGCGAATGTGGTGCCGCTATCCGCGCAGGCCCTTGCAGTAGTCACAGAGGTCTTCGTGGCCGCAGGGATCGATCCTGACGATGCTCACAAGCAATCCCAGATTCTGTTGGCATCGAAGGTCACCAGCACGAACAGCGTTAGCGGCCTCTCGAAAGCATGGAAGCGGATCAGAGCAAGCGTGGACGAGAAGCTCGGCTACGAAGCCGGTCACTTCACAATGCATGACATTCGGCGGACGGTGGCAACTGGCCTCCAGCGTCTCGGCATACCTCTGGTGGTTTCTGAAGCGGTCCTCAATCACCAGTCAGGATCAGCTATGGCCGGTGTGGCGGGGGTTTATCACCGACACCAGTATACCAACGAGAAGCGCGAGGCGTTGGCGTTGTGGGGCAAGGAGGTAATGCAGATTGTAGCCAAGTACCCCGTCGAGGCCAAAAGCGGCTAA
- a CDS encoding lytic transglycosylase domain-containing protein, translating into MTIKALLIGGIAIASAMPANAQELPMPDLPEQHAGPSGGFRIAEASNGFQLVEHGFWQSAQAAPAPSSSVAENGRVNLPHRYEPKAKTAASGFRRASYLPHVYAAEAKYSLPTGLLDALVWTESRYNPLAVSPAGAAGLGQLMPATAKELGVFNRFDPMANIFGAARYLRQMLDRFGVVHLAVAAYNAGPGAVERAGGIPRNGETPGYVRDVLRYWRF; encoded by the coding sequence ATGACAATAAAAGCTCTCTTGATCGGTGGCATTGCCATCGCATCAGCCATGCCTGCCAATGCCCAAGAACTGCCAATGCCAGATTTACCAGAGCAACATGCCGGTCCTTCAGGCGGCTTTCGGATTGCCGAAGCATCGAACGGATTTCAGTTGGTCGAGCATGGGTTCTGGCAATCCGCGCAAGCCGCCCCAGCACCAAGTTCGAGCGTTGCAGAAAATGGACGGGTCAACCTGCCGCACAGATACGAGCCCAAGGCCAAAACTGCCGCATCCGGGTTTCGGCGGGCGAGCTACCTGCCCCACGTTTATGCGGCGGAAGCGAAGTATTCATTGCCTACCGGCCTGCTCGACGCGCTCGTCTGGACGGAATCCCGCTATAACCCCCTTGCTGTCAGCCCGGCAGGCGCTGCGGGCCTTGGCCAGCTGATGCCAGCAACGGCAAAGGAACTTGGCGTCTTCAATCGCTTTGACCCCATGGCCAATATCTTCGGCGCGGCGCGGTATCTGAGGCAGATGCTCGACAGGTTCGGCGTGGTTCACCTCGCTGTCGCAGCCTACAATGCCGGTCCAGGTGCAGTCGAACGCGCGGGCGGGATACCGCGGAATGGCGAAACGCCCGGATATGTCCGCGACGTCCTTCGCTATTGGCGCTTTTAG
- a CDS encoding DUF7146 domain-containing protein, with translation MPQLEKSHQLERRARTIIVRLKGTWRQGKGMCCCPAHDDRTPSLSVTLGRKAILFHCFAGCSNEDVIAALDRQGVRSRELFDGSGPGTADRQNQSDFSPNARRLWQSASAISDSPVERYLGQRGLQRASDQFRYLERTPLGPRGAVKFLPAMLAAVTTDIGVIAVHRTFLDVASGKLAGFERPKRALGTLGCGAVRLAPAVQGRLGLAEGIESALSAMQLFGIPCWATLGNERFGLVSIPESVRELYLFIDNDAGGALAEERALKAYATPNRVIHSRAPASPGFDWNDELQSRLAQKPDLSGRGEGAFG, from the coding sequence ATGCCCCAGCTAGAGAAAAGTCATCAACTCGAACGCCGTGCCCGCACGATTATCGTACGCCTCAAGGGAACATGGCGCCAGGGCAAGGGCATGTGCTGCTGTCCTGCCCACGACGACCGCACACCGTCGCTCAGCGTGACCTTGGGGCGAAAGGCCATCCTGTTCCATTGCTTCGCCGGATGTTCGAATGAGGACGTCATTGCTGCATTGGATCGCCAGGGCGTTCGCAGCCGAGAGCTCTTTGATGGTTCTGGCCCTGGAACAGCTGATCGGCAAAATCAGAGTGACTTCAGTCCCAATGCGCGACGCTTGTGGCAATCGGCTTCGGCGATCTCCGACAGCCCGGTCGAACGATATCTCGGACAGCGCGGTCTCCAGCGCGCATCTGACCAGTTCCGCTACCTTGAACGTACGCCGCTCGGGCCACGCGGGGCAGTTAAGTTTCTCCCTGCGATGCTGGCCGCAGTCACGACTGACATTGGCGTTATCGCAGTACATAGGACATTTCTCGACGTGGCGAGCGGCAAGCTGGCCGGTTTCGAGCGGCCCAAGCGTGCGCTTGGCACCCTTGGCTGTGGTGCCGTCAGACTTGCGCCGGCAGTGCAGGGGCGTCTGGGTCTTGCCGAAGGTATCGAGAGCGCCCTGTCAGCCATGCAGCTCTTCGGGATCCCGTGCTGGGCGACGCTTGGAAACGAGCGGTTCGGTCTGGTTTCGATCCCGGAGAGCGTGCGCGAGCTCTACCTGTTCATCGACAATGATGCCGGAGGCGCTCTCGCCGAGGAGCGAGCGCTGAAGGCCTATGCTACGCCTAATCGTGTCATCCACTCGCGAGCACCGGCCTCGCCTGGTTTTGACTGGAACGATGAGCTGCAGTCGCGGCTTGCCCAAAAACCTGATCTATCGGGCAGAGGGGAGGGGGCCTTTGGCTGA